Proteins from a genomic interval of Benincasa hispida cultivar B227 chromosome 7, ASM972705v1, whole genome shotgun sequence:
- the LOC120081796 gene encoding uncharacterized protein LOC120081796, with amino-acid sequence MSIPQLPFSPSNFIATSNNNTPKVQRVSKSTSDRLLQKFFDATEFGFDYETSGLWSPPLQRSVYLSSSGQVFNQTDLHTKLQTVLNSRRRRHKSCFKFRVFWCSVRPKAAICHL; translated from the exons ATGTCCATCCCCCAACTGCCATTTTCACCTTCTAATTTCATTGCCACTTCCAATAATAATACTCCCAAGGTTCAGAGGGTATCCAAATCCACTTCAGACAGATTGCTTCAGAAATTCTTCGATGCCACTGAATTTGGATTCGATTACGAAACAAGTGGCCTTTGGTCTCCCCCTCTTCAACGCAGTGTTTATTTGAGCTCTTCGGGTCAAGTTTTCAATCAAACGGATTTGCATACCAAACTTCAGACGGTGTTGAATTCTCGTAGAAGAAGACATAAAAGTTGTTTCAAATTCAGA GTGTTTTGGTGCTCTGTGAGGCCCAAAGCTGCAATCTGTCATCTTTAG